CTTCGACCTCACCGCTCGACAGACAGGGATGTTTCAGAGCCCATGGATCTTTACGAATACCAAGCCAAAGAGCTGTTCGCTAAACACAACGTGCCGACCACGCCCGGGCGCGTCACGACCACCGCCGAGGATGCCAAGGCGATCGCCGAGGAAATCGGCAAGCCCGTCATGGTCAAGGCTCAGGTCAAGACCGGCGGCCGCGGTAAAGCCGGCGGCGTGAAGTACGCGGCGACTGCCGACGACGCGTTCACCCACGCTCAGAACATCCTGGGTCTCGACATCAAGGGCCACATCGTCAAGAAGCTGCTCGTCTCCGAGGCCAGCGACATCGCGGAGGAGTACTACATCTCCTTCCTGCTTGATCGCGCCAACCGCACCTACCTGGCGATGTGCTCGGTCGAGGGCGGCATGGAGATCGAAGAGGTCGCCGCCACCAAGCCGGACCGGCTCGCCAAGGTGCCCGTCGACGCGACCAAGGGTGTCGACGTGGCGTTCGCCCGCGAGATCGCCGAGAAGGGCCACCTGCCCGCCGAGGTGCTCGACTCCGCGGCGGTGACCATTGCCAAGCTGTGGGAGGTGTTCGTCAAGGAGGACGCCACCTTGGTCGAGGTCAACCCGTTGGTGCGGACGCCCGACGATCAGATCCTCGCGTTGGACGGCAAGGTCACCCTCGACGGCAACGCCGACTTCCGTCATCCCGACCATGCGGAGTTCGAGGACAAGGATTCGACGGATCCGCTGGAGCTCAAGGCCAAGGAGCACGACCTCAACTACGTCAAGCTCGATGGCGAGGTCGGCATCATCGGCAACGGCGCGGGCCTGGTCATGTCGACGCTCGACGTCACCGCATACGCCGGTGAGAAGCACGGTGGTGTGAAGCCGGCCAACTTCCTCGACATCGGCGGCGGCGCCTCGGCAGAGGTGATGGCCGCGGGCCTAGACGTCATCCTGAACGACGCTCAGGTCAAGAGCGTGTTCGTGAACGTGTTCGGCGGCATCACCTCGTGCGACGCCGTCGCCAACGGCATCGTCAACGCGCTGAAGATCCTCGGTGACGAGGCCAACAAGCCACTGGTGGTCCGACTCGACGGCAACAACGTCGAGGAAGGCCGTCGCATCCTGGCCGAGGCCAACCACCCGCTGGTGATCCAGGCCGACACCATGGACGAGGGTGCCGACAAAGCCGCCGAGCTGGCGAACAAGTAAGGGACTTAAGGGGTTTCAAGCAATGTCGATCTTTCTGAACAAGGACTCCAAGGTCATCGTCCAGGGCATCACCGGCGGTGAGGGCACCAAGCACACCGCGCTGATGCTCAAGGCGGGCACCCAGCTGGTCGGCGGCGTGAACGCGCGCAAGGCCGGAACGACGGTGTCGCACAAGGACAAGGACGGCAACGACGTCGAGCTGCCGGTCTTCGGTACGGTCGCCGAGGCGATCAAGGAGACGGGCGCCGACGTGTCGGTCGTCTTCGTGCCGCCGAAGTTCGCCAAGGACGCGATCATCGAGGCCATCGACGCCGAGATTCCGCTGCTGGTGGTCATCACCGAGGGAATTCCGGTGCAGGACAGCGCATATGCGTGGGCTTACAACGTCGAGAAGGGGCAGAAGACCCGGATCATCGGCCCCAACTGCCCCGGCATCATCACGCCGGGCGAGGCGCTGGCGGGTATCACCCCGGCCAACATCACCGGCCCCGGTCCGGTGGGCCTGGTGTCGAAGTCGGGCACGCTGACCTACCAGATGATGTTCGAGCTGCGGGACTTCGGCTTCTCGACGGCCATCGGCATCGGTGGTGACCCAGTCATCGGCACCACCCACATCGATGCCATCGAGGCGTTCGAGAAGGACCCCGACACCAAGATCATCG
The nucleotide sequence above comes from Mycolicibacterium moriokaense. Encoded proteins:
- the sucC gene encoding ADP-forming succinate--CoA ligase subunit beta; its protein translation is MDLYEYQAKELFAKHNVPTTPGRVTTTAEDAKAIAEEIGKPVMVKAQVKTGGRGKAGGVKYAATADDAFTHAQNILGLDIKGHIVKKLLVSEASDIAEEYYISFLLDRANRTYLAMCSVEGGMEIEEVAATKPDRLAKVPVDATKGVDVAFAREIAEKGHLPAEVLDSAAVTIAKLWEVFVKEDATLVEVNPLVRTPDDQILALDGKVTLDGNADFRHPDHAEFEDKDSTDPLELKAKEHDLNYVKLDGEVGIIGNGAGLVMSTLDVTAYAGEKHGGVKPANFLDIGGGASAEVMAAGLDVILNDAQVKSVFVNVFGGITSCDAVANGIVNALKILGDEANKPLVVRLDGNNVEEGRRILAEANHPLVIQADTMDEGADKAAELANK
- the sucD gene encoding succinate--CoA ligase subunit alpha, with product MSIFLNKDSKVIVQGITGGEGTKHTALMLKAGTQLVGGVNARKAGTTVSHKDKDGNDVELPVFGTVAEAIKETGADVSVVFVPPKFAKDAIIEAIDAEIPLLVVITEGIPVQDSAYAWAYNVEKGQKTRIIGPNCPGIITPGEALAGITPANITGPGPVGLVSKSGTLTYQMMFELRDFGFSTAIGIGGDPVIGTTHIDAIEAFEKDPDTKIIVMIGEIGGDAEERAADYIKANVSKPVVGYVAGFTAPEGKTMGHAGAIVSGSSGTAAAKKEALEAAGVKVGKTPSETAKLAREILQSL